In the Oryza glaberrima chromosome 6, OglaRS2, whole genome shotgun sequence genome, one interval contains:
- the LOC127776371 gene encoding lysM domain-containing GPI-anchored protein LYP6, translated as MAGWPAAEAAGALVVAILAAAAGGAAGKTTIEPCAGADTCAALLGYTLYADMKVSEVAALFGADPRAVLAANALDFASPGAANRILPAGLPLRVPTRCACSDGVRKSVAVRYSARPADTLASVADVVFAGLASADQIRTANGLSAEDPDAPLDAGATLVVPLPCACFNSTDNNLPAVYLSYVVRVGDTVQSIAATHATTVTDISNVNAMGSPIVAPGDILAIPLPACASMFPNSASDYGLLVANGTYALTAGNCVQCSCGPGDLKLYCTPASLTASCSSMQCPNSNLMLGNVTAQSTSGGCNVSSCSYAGLVNGTIATSLSSGLQPTCPGPHQFPPLRATPIAVNQGSYLAPSPAPGAEEAGGDIPGFPGSSNVSPANGPSGSVSQAASVNRPHQIVALILSVALYFQM; from the exons ATGgcggggtggccggcggcggaggccgcgggggcgctggtggtggcgatcctcgcggcggcggcgggcggcgcggcggggaagacgacgaTCGAGCCGTGCGCGGGGGCGGACACGTGCGCCGCGCTGCTCGGGTACACGCTGTACGCGGACATGAAGGTgtcggaggtggcggcgctgttCGGCGCCGACCCGAGGGCGGTGCTCGCCGCGAACGCGCTCGACTTCGCCTCCCCCGGCGCCGCCAACCGCATCCTCCCCGCGGGGCTCCCGCTCCGCGTCCCCACCCGGTGCGCCTGCTCCGACGGCGTCCGCAAGTCCGTCGCCGTGCGCTACTCCGCGCGCCCCGCCGACACGCTGGCGTCCGTCGCCGACGTTGTCTTCGCCGGGCTCGCCTCCGCCGACCAGATCCGCACCGCCAACGGGCTCTCCGCCGAGGACCCCGACGCGCcgctcgacgccggcgccacGCTCGTCGTCCCGCTCCCCTGCGCCTGCTTCAACTCCACGGACAACAACCTCCCCGCCGTGTACCTCTCCTATGTCGTGCGGGTCGGGGACACCGTGCAGTCCATCGCCGCGACCCACGCCACCACCGTTACGGACATCAGCAATGTGAACGCCATGGGGAGCCCCATTGTCGCACCTGGTGACATCCTTGCAATCCCACTCCCAG CCTGTGCATCAATGTTTCCCAACTCTGCTTCGGACTATGGATTGCTTGTGGCAAATGGGACCTATGCACTAACTGCTGGAAACTGTGTGCAGTGCAGTTGTGGACCAGGAGATCTCAA ATTGTATTGCACACCAGCTTCATTAACAGCATCATGTTCAAGTATGCAGTGCCCCAATAGCAACCTCATGCTTGGGAATGTGACTGCCCAATCCACCAGTGGTGGATGCAATGTCTCATCTTGCAGCTATGCTGGACTTGTTAATGGAACCATTGCCACGTC GCTCTCCTCTGGTCTTCAACCCACATGCCCAG GACCACATCAGTTCCCCCCACTCAGGGCGACACCAATTGCAGTAAACCAAGGATCATACCTTGCTCCATCACCTGCACCAGGAGCTGAGGAGGCTGGCGGCGATATTCCGGGCTTCCCTGGGAGCTCCAACGTTTCTCCTGCAAACGGCCCTTCTGGGAGTGTCTCCCAAGCGGCTTCGGTGAATCGGCCACACCAAATCGTCGCCCTCATTCTTTCTGTAGCCTTGTACTTCCAGATGTGA
- the LOC127776599 gene encoding putative transcription elongation factor SPT5 homolog 1, whose translation MARRARDDDDDDEVEEEDEEEAYDLEDEEEEEDDEDDYEAEARGGGKASRSSSSRGGGGGGGGGRKRSREDNFIDDSAIEDDEEDDDDDDGGGRPKKKGGGGGVRGFFDEEAQVDEDEEEEDDGEGEDDFINDAGADLPDEDVVRGSRHRSMPMRDEEEDIDEIERQVRERYARSTHIEYGEEAAEVEQQALLPSVKDPKLWMVKCAIGHERETAICLMQKFIDRSDLQIKSVVALDHLKNYIYVEAEKEAHVKEACKGLRNIYASAKITLVPIKEMADVLSVESKSVDLSRDAWVRMKLGIYKGDLAKVVDVDNVRQRVTVKLIPRIDLQALASKLEGREAVKKKAFVPPPRFFNIDEAREMHIRVERRRDKDSGEYFEMIDGLMFKDGFLYKTVSIKSISTQNIQPSFDELEKFRKPGDDMNGDMSSLSTLFANRKKGHFMKGDAVIVIKGDLKNLEGWVEKVEDETVHIRPKISDLPKTLAFNEKELCKYFKPGDHVKVVSGVQEGATGMVVKVEGHVLIILSDTTKEHIRVFADHVVESSEITTGITRIGDYELHDLVLLDNLSFGVIIRVETEAFQVLKGVPDRPEVVLVKLREIKSKIDRRTSAKDRSNNMISSKDVVRVVEGACKGKQGPVEHIHKGILFIYDRHHLEHAGFICAKAQSCLLVGGSAGGRRGNGMDTSDPRLGALRSPASILQSPGRLPPRGPHMNFGGRFGGGGRGGRGHDALVGKCIKIKSGPYKGYRGRVKEVTGVLVRVELDSLMKIVTVKRDDIADTPTVATPFREPRYPLGGETPMHPSRTPLHPYQTPMRDPGATPIHDGMRTPMRRGWAPMSPPRDNWEEGNPATWGSSPAYQPGTPPARPYEAPTPGSGWANTPGVSYNDAPTPRESNYGNAPSPYVPSTPVGQPMTPNSASYLPGTPGGQPMTPGNVGMDIMSPIIGGEGEGNWLLPDVLVNVLRAGDDGPGVVREVLADGSCRVALGSSGNGEIVTVLPTELEVIRPKKSDKIKIMNGNFRGYSGKLIGIDGSDGIVKLDDTYEVKILDMVILAKLAS comes from the exons ATGGCTCGCCGcgcccgcgacgacgacgacgacgacgaggtggaggaggaggacgaggaggaggcgtacgacctcgaggacgaggaggaggaggaggacgacgaggacgactacgaggcggaggcgaggggcGGGGGCAAGgcctcccgctcctcctcctcccgcggcggcgggggcgggggaggcgggggGAGGAAGCGGTCGCGGGAGGACAACTTCATCGACGACTCCGCCatcgaggacgacgaggaggatgacgacgacgacgacggcgggggCCGCCCGAagaagaagggcggcggcggcggggtgcgcgGGTTCTTCGACGAGGAGGCGCAGGTggatgaggacgaggaggaggaggacgacggcgagggcgaggacg atTTCATCAATGATGCTGGGGCCGACCTTCCAGACGAGGATGTCGTTAGGGGCTCAAGGCATCGTTCAATGCCTATGAGGGATGAAGAAGAGGATATTGATGAAATTGAAAGACAAGTAAGGGAGAGATATGCAAGATCTACTCATATTGAGTATGGAGAAGAAGCTGCTGAAGTAGAACAGCAAGCTCTCTTGCCATCGGTGAAGGATCCAAAGCTATGGATGGTGAAATGTGCG attGGGCATGAGAGGGAGACAGCGATTTGTCTAATGCAAAAGTTCATTGATAGATCAGATCTCCAGATAAAGTCAGTTGTCGCGCTAGACCATCTAAAGAATTATATTTATGTTGAAGCGGAGAAGGAGGCCCATGTCAAGGAG GCTTGCAAAGGTCTACGAAACATTTACGCTTCAGCAAAAATAACATTAGTTCCTATAAAAGAAATGGCAGATGTCCTCTCTGTGGAGAGCAAATCTGTTGATCTTTCTAGGGACGCTTGGGTTCGAATGAAGCTGGGTATATATAAAGGTGACCTTGCTAAG GTTGTCGATGTTGACAATGTGCGCCAAAGGGTTACTGTGAAGCTGATCCCTAGAATAGATTTACAAGCTTTGGCTAGTAAACTG GAAGGGAGGGAGGCTGTGAAGAAGAAAGCATTTGTCCCACCACCACGTTTCTTTAATATTGATGAGGCCAG GGAGATGCACATTCGTGTGGAACGGAGGAGGGACAAAGACTCTGGGGAGTACTTTGAGATGATTGATGGCTTAATGTTCAAAGATGGCTTCTTATACAAAACTGTCTCAATAAAATCAATCAGCACACAGAATATTCAGCCATCATTCGATGAACTGGAGAAGTTCAGAAAACCTGGTGATGACATGAATGGGGATATGTCTAGCTTGTCTACGCTTTTTGCTAATAGGAAAAAGGGGCACTTTATGAAGGGTGATGCTGTCATTGTTATCAAAGGTGATCTGAAAAATTTGGAGGGTTGGGTTGAGAAAGTAGAGGATGAGACTGTTCACATCAGACCAAAAATATCTGATCTACCG AAAACGTTAGCCTTCAATGAGAAAGAGCTTTGCAAGTATTTTAAACCCGGAGATCATGTTAAAGTGGTATCAGGTGTTCAAGAAGGTGCAACAGGCATGGTTGTTAAAGTGGAAGGGCATGTCTTGATAATTTTATCTGACACGACAAAAGAACAT ATACGTGTGTTTGCGGACCATGTTGTGGAGAGCTCTGAGATCACAACGGGAATAACCAGAATTGGTGATTATGAGCTGCATGATCTTGTTCTTTTGGA CAACTTGTCATTTGGGGTTATTATAAGGGTGGAAACTGAGGCATTTCAG GTTCTGAAAGGAGTACCGGATAGACCAGAAGTTGTCCTAGTAaaattaagagaaataaaaagcAAGATTGATCGCCGAACATCCGCAAAAGATCGGTCCAACAATATGATTTCATCTAAGGATGTTGTCCGAGTAGTTGAGGGAGCATGCAAG GGAAAACAAGGACCAGTGGAACACATACATAAGGGGATATTATTTATCTATGATAGACACCACCTCGAGCATGCAGGCTTTATTTGTGCAAAAGCACAGTCCTGTCTTCTTGTTGGTGGATCAGCTGGTGGACGTCGTGGAAAT GGTATGGATACGTCAGATCCAAGGCTTGGTGCTTTGAGATCTCCAGCAAGTATTTTGCAATCACCGGGAAGGCTGCCCCCAAGAGGACCTCATATGAACT TTGGTGGAAGGTTTGGAGGAGGTGGTCGTGGTGGCAGAGGGCATGATGCATTGGTGGGCAAATGTATTAAAATTAAATCTGGTCCTTACAAGGGGTACCGTGGCCGTGTTAAAGAGGTGACTGGCGTGCTTGTGCGTGTGGAGCTTGATTCGTTAATGAAGATTGTGACAG TTAAAAGAGATGATATTGCTGATACACCTACTGTTGCAACACCATTCCG TGAACCTCGTTATCCGTTGGGTGGTGAAACTCCAATGCACCCATCTCGAACACCGCTTCATCCTTACCAGACACCAATGCGGGACCCTGGAG CAACCCCAATACACGATGGCATGCGGACTCCTATGCGTCGTGGCTGGGCTCCTATGAGTCCTCCGAG GGATAACTGGGAAGAAGGAAATCCTGCTACTTGGGGAAGCAGTCCAGCTTACCAG CCAGGAACTCCACCAGCTCGGCCATATGAAGCACCCACACCTGGATCAGGGTGGGCAAATACGCCAGGAGTTAGCTATAATGACGCTCCAACTCCTAGGGAGAGCAACTACG GAAATGCTCCAAGCCCATATGTGCCTTCCACTCCTGTAGGTCAACCAATGACACCGAATTCTGCCTCGTACCTTCCTGGTACACCTGGTGGTCAACCGATGACTCCAGGCAATGTTGGAATGGATATAATGTCGCCTATAATAG GTGGTGAAGGTGAAGGTAACTGGCTGTTGCCAGATGTTTTGGTTAATGTGTtgagggcaggcgatgatggtcCTGGTGTGGTGAGGGAAGTTCTTGCG GATGGATCTTGTCGCGTCGCCCTTGGGTCATCAGGCAATGGTGAGATCGTGACGGTTCTTCCAACCGAGCTCGAGGTTATTCGGCCAAAGAAGAGCGACAAGATCAAGATAATGAACGGCAATTTCCGTGGATACTCTGGAAAGCTCATAGGTATAGATGGTTCCGACGGCATTGTGAAGCTTGATGACACATACGAAGTCAAGATCTTAGATATGGTGATTTTGGCCAAACTGGCGAGTTGA
- the LOC127776600 gene encoding uncharacterized protein LOC127776600, whose protein sequence is MVEIAARFMDKVEAAAAEEEEGDVGGEEVEALPEPPDDAGPVAWPMPEFCPLTIDGLVKESFMEALRKDAAEQALRDAEAVEAARSPESRPSSSKRQRAATASPQQQQQPSSSSSSSSRSPYRNILQVFQQCKQDVT, encoded by the exons ATGGTGGAGATCGCCGCGAGATTCATG GACAaggttgaggcggcggcggcggaggaggaggagggtgatgtcggcggggaggaggtggaggcgctgcCGGAGCCGCCCGACGACGCCGGCCCCGTCGCGTGGCCCATGCCGGAGTTCTGCCCGCTCACG ATCGACGGGTTGGTGAAGGAGTCGTTCATGGAGGCGCTGCGGAAGGACGCGGCGGAGCAGGCGCTGCGGGACGCGgaagcggtggaggcggcgcggagCCCGGAGTCCCGGCCGTCGAGCAGCAAGCGCcagcgcgccgccaccgcctcgccgcagcagcagcagcagccctcgtcgtcgtcgtcgtcgtcgtcgaggagccCGTACCGCAACATTCTGCAGGTTTTCCAGCAGTGCAAGCAGGACGTCACCTGa
- the LOC127776372 gene encoding probable tyrosine-protein phosphatase DSP2, protein MKLEVMPKQRAMEAEQREEAMEMSGLELWKHEKPASMVVFLPPPPPPPPLVPAAAAAAAAACGEEATLVPPLNFAMVDDGIFRSGFPAAANFRFLKSLNLRSIVYLCPEPYPETNAEFLAKNGIKLYQFGIEGRKEPFVNIPDDKIREALKVVLDVRNQPLLIHCKRGKHRTGCVVGCLRKLQKWCLSSVFDEYQRFAAAKARSTDQRFMELFDISSLKHLTASHC, encoded by the exons ATGAAGCTGGAGGTGATGCCGAAGCAGAGGGCCATGGAGGCCgagcagagggaggaggccatGGAGATGAGCGGGCTCGAGCTGTGGAAGCACGAGAAGCCCGCGTCCATGGTGGtgttcctcccgccgccgccgccgccgccgccgcttgtgccggcggcggcggccgcggccgcggcggcgtgtgGTGAGGAGGCGACGCTGGTGCCACCGCTCAACTTCGCGATGGTCGACGACGGCATCTTCCGCTCCGGCTTCCCCGCGGCCGCCAACTTCCGGTTCCTCAAGTCGCTCAACCTCCGCTCCATCGT GTACCTGTGCCCGGAGCCGTACCCGGAGACGAACGCGGAGTTCCTCGCCAAGAACGGGATCAAGCTCTACCAGTTCGGAATCGAGGGGCGCAAG GAACCATTCGTCAACATCCCTGACGACAAAATTCGAGAGGCGCTCAAAGTTGTCCTAG ACGTAAGAAACCAACCTCTGCTTATTCACTGCAAGAGAGGCAAG CACCGCACCGGCTGCGTCGTGGGGTGCTTGAGGAAGCTTCAGAAATGGTGCTTGTCTTCAGTGTTCGACGAGTACCAGCGCTTCGCCGCTGCGAAGGCGAGGAGCACCGATCAGAGATTCATGGAGCTGTTCGACATCTCAAGCTTGAAGCACCTGACAGCTTCACATTGTTAA